A single genomic interval of Lacrimispora sphenoides JCM 1415 harbors:
- a CDS encoding gluconate 5-dehydrogenase: MNLANQFSLDGKVALVTGASYGIGFAIAKGLAAAGATIVFNDIKQELVDKGIAAYKEEGIKAHGYVCDVTDENGVNAMVAQIEKEVGVIDILVNNAGIIKRIPMCDMTAEQFRQVIDVDLNAPFIVAKAVIPSMIKKGHGKIINICSMMSELGRETVSAYAAAKGGLKMLTKNIASEYGEFNIQCNGIGPGYIATPQTAPLRETQADGSRHPFDQFIISKTPAGRWGEAEDLSGPAVFLSSDASNFVNGHILYVDGGILAYIGKQPQ; this comes from the coding sequence ATGAATTTAGCAAACCAGTTTTCCCTTGATGGAAAAGTTGCATTAGTTACAGGTGCTTCCTATGGCATTGGATTTGCCATTGCAAAAGGTCTTGCAGCAGCAGGCGCAACTATTGTTTTTAATGATATCAAGCAGGAATTAGTTGATAAGGGAATTGCCGCATATAAGGAAGAGGGAATTAAGGCTCATGGTTATGTATGTGACGTTACCGATGAAAATGGCGTAAATGCTATGGTAGCTCAGATCGAGAAGGAGGTCGGCGTGATCGACATCCTGGTAAACAATGCAGGCATTATCAAGCGTATCCCTATGTGCGATATGACCGCCGAACAGTTCAGACAGGTAATTGACGTTGATTTGAACGCTCCATTTATCGTTGCTAAGGCTGTTATTCCGTCCATGATTAAAAAAGGCCACGGAAAGATCATCAACATCTGCTCTATGATGTCCGAACTTGGCCGTGAGACCGTATCCGCATATGCAGCTGCAAAGGGCGGACTTAAGATGCTGACAAAGAACATTGCATCTGAGTACGGTGAATTCAACATTCAGTGTAACGGCATTGGACCTGGTTACATCGCAACTCCTCAGACAGCACCGCTGCGCGAGACTCAGGCGGATGGTTCCAGACATCCATTTGACCAGTTCATTATTTCTAAGACTCCGGCAGGACGCTGGGGAGAAGCAGAGGATCTTTCAGGTCCTGCAGTATTCCTTTCCTCTGACGCTTCCAACTTTGTCAACGGACATATCCTGTACGTAGACGGCGGTATCTTAGCTTACATTGGCAAACAGCCACAGTAA
- a CDS encoding spore coat protein CotJB — MMGYNVDCDMLLKQVYEASFAMDDVVLFLDTHPDDQEALNYYFYVADMRQQAMQAYEEQCGPLMVDGVMDENYWTWINDPWPWEGECG; from the coding sequence ATGATGGGTTATAATGTTGATTGCGACATGCTGTTAAAGCAGGTATATGAAGCTAGCTTTGCAATGGATGATGTGGTTTTGTTTCTTGACACCCATCCAGATGATCAGGAAGCATTAAATTATTACTTTTATGTAGCAGATATGCGGCAGCAGGCAATGCAGGCTTATGAGGAGCAGTGCGGCCCTCTGATGGTTGATGGAGTCATGGATGAGAATTACTGGACCTGGATCAATGATCCATGGCCATGGGAAGGAGAGTGCGGCTAA
- a CDS encoding spore coat associated protein CotJA — translation MPIQCPEKEKEAMAPMKCPNMATSPAFVKCPEMPTCTAPAMRPSKPAPAPCPAENIDQFPVGMAYVPWQCWQELYPLDTAMSMGTIFPDLFKPFIMGGCQ, via the coding sequence ATGCCGATTCAATGCCCAGAAAAAGAGAAGGAAGCAATGGCGCCTATGAAATGTCCGAATATGGCAACAAGTCCCGCATTTGTGAAGTGCCCTGAAATGCCGACATGCACAGCACCTGCCATGCGTCCCAGCAAGCCCGCACCGGCTCCTTGCCCAGCCGAAAATATTGACCAGTTTCCAGTTGGAATGGCATATGTACCATGGCAGTGCTGGCAGGAATTGTATCCGTTAGATACTGCCATGAGCATGGGAACCATCTTCCCGGATCTGTTTAAACCATTTATTATGGGGGGGTGCCAGTGA
- a CDS encoding FAD-dependent oxidoreductase, with amino-acid sequence MKSIWTESTRIPGRNPLTGNKRTEVVVIGAGMAGILTAFYLQRHGLHVVVLEADRIGSGQTGYTTAKITSQHNLIYEKLARTIGVETARLYGKANQLAVEEYGKLIRRYSIQCHYEQTDAYLYSVQESEVLSREAEWAARLGLPASFVRETGLPFPVHGAVRFTGQAQFHPLEFLRDISAGLTIFERTKVLKVQGHEVVTDKGVVKAEKVVFASHYPFVNIPGFYFAKMYQEKSYVLELEPVTSLKGMYIGIDERAYSFRNAGDKLLLGYGSHRTGKAPKESPFTTMKRAGEHLFPEAKEIRRWTAQDCMTLDGIPYIGPFSALRPDWYVATGFGKWGMSSSMVAAKILSTQITGRKTPYDEVFSPRRHHLKAAAGTLVSHGMQSVKGLSAGTMPGAVNCPHMGCRLVWNRYDKRWECPCHGSSFEINGKISAGPAQQSIPFID; translated from the coding sequence ATGAAATCAATCTGGACAGAATCAACCAGAATCCCTGGCAGGAATCCATTGACAGGAAACAAACGGACAGAGGTGGTAGTAATAGGAGCTGGAATGGCAGGAATCCTTACTGCCTTTTATTTGCAAAGGCACGGTCTTCATGTGGTGGTGCTGGAGGCAGACCGCATAGGAAGCGGGCAGACGGGATATACAACGGCGAAAATCACTTCCCAGCATAATCTGATTTATGAAAAGCTGGCACGAACGATTGGGGTAGAAACGGCAAGGCTGTATGGAAAGGCAAACCAGCTGGCGGTGGAAGAGTACGGAAAACTCATTAGACGTTATTCCATACAGTGCCATTATGAGCAAACGGATGCATATCTATATTCGGTTCAGGAGTCAGAGGTGCTTTCAAGAGAGGCGGAGTGGGCTGCAAGACTTGGGCTTCCGGCTTCTTTTGTCAGGGAGACCGGACTTCCGTTTCCTGTGCATGGAGCGGTTCGTTTTACCGGACAGGCCCAGTTTCATCCTCTGGAATTTCTAAGAGATATATCTGCAGGGCTTACGATTTTTGAGCGGACAAAGGTTCTCAAGGTTCAGGGGCATGAAGTCGTGACGGATAAAGGGGTGGTAAAGGCAGAAAAAGTAGTATTTGCCTCTCATTATCCTTTTGTTAATATCCCTGGATTTTATTTTGCCAAAATGTATCAGGAGAAAAGCTACGTTCTGGAGCTTGAGCCTGTTACATCTTTAAAAGGCATGTATATTGGAATTGACGAAAGGGCATATTCCTTTCGGAATGCCGGTGATAAGCTTTTATTGGGATATGGAAGCCACAGGACCGGAAAGGCGCCAAAGGAAAGTCCCTTTACCACGATGAAACGGGCAGGGGAACATCTGTTTCCGGAAGCAAAGGAAATCAGAAGATGGACGGCCCAGGATTGTATGACTTTAGACGGAATTCCCTATATCGGGCCGTTTTCTGCCCTAAGGCCGGATTGGTATGTTGCTACAGGCTTTGGAAAATGGGGCATGAGTTCCTCCATGGTGGCAGCAAAGATACTGAGCACTCAGATAACAGGAAGGAAAACACCCTATGATGAAGTATTTTCTCCCAGAAGGCATCATCTGAAGGCGGCCGCGGGCACACTGGTTTCCCATGGCATGCAATCAGTGAAGGGACTTTCAGCCGGAACCATGCCGGGAGCCGTAAACTGTCCCCATATGGGATGCCGTCTGGTATGGAACCGGTATGACAAGCGCTGGGAATGTCCATGCCATGGATCTTCCTTTGAAATTAATGGAAAAATTTCAGCAGGCCCTGCACAACAGAGTATTCCTTTCATAGATTGA
- a CDS encoding manganese catalase family protein, with protein sequence MWRYEKRLQYPVNITTPNPKIASFIISQYGGPDGEMGASMRYLSQRYAMPYKECKGVLTDIGTEELAHLEIVATIVHQLTRNLTPEQVVESGFGPYYIDHTTGIWPQSAGGVPFTATQFQSKGDPITDLVEDMAAEQKARSTYDNILRVITDPEICDPIRFLRQREIVHFQRFGEALRITQDNLDSRNFYAFNPSFDIRDQC encoded by the coding sequence ATGTGGAGGTATGAAAAGAGATTACAGTATCCGGTAAATATTACGACTCCCAACCCCAAGATTGCTTCCTTTATTATCAGCCAGTATGGCGGCCCAGATGGAGAAATGGGAGCTTCCATGCGTTATCTTTCCCAACGCTATGCCATGCCTTATAAAGAATGTAAAGGAGTTCTTACGGATATCGGAACGGAGGAGTTAGCACATCTTGAGATCGTAGCAACCATTGTTCACCAGCTGACAAGAAATTTAACACCGGAACAGGTTGTAGAATCAGGGTTTGGTCCTTACTACATTGACCATACAACAGGCATCTGGCCTCAGTCTGCCGGTGGAGTCCCGTTTACTGCCACCCAATTCCAGTCTAAGGGAGATCCGATTACCGATCTTGTGGAGGATATGGCAGCAGAGCAGAAAGCAAGGAGTACTTACGATAACATTCTTCGTGTTATTACTGATCCAGAAATCTGTGATCCGATTCGATTCTTGAGACAACGGGAAATCGTTCATTTCCAGAGGTTTGGGGAAGCTTTAAGAATCACCCAGGATAATCTGGACAGCAGAAATTTCTATGCATTCAATCCAAGCTTTGATATTAGAGATCAGTGCTGA
- a CDS encoding type I phosphomannose isomerase catalytic subunit, which yields MELLFLEPVFMEAIWGGTRLRDVFGYEIPSDTTGECWAISAHENGECKIAGGIYDGRRLSGLWKEKPEIFGNYPGDKFPLLVKIIDAKKDLSIQVHPDDLYAKIHENGSLGKTECWYILDCEPGTEIAIGHHARDREEMEAMIREHRWNEFIRTVPIKKGDFFQIEPGCLHAIKGGTLVLETQQSSDITYRVYDYDRLSDGKPRQLHVEQSIANIRAPFEEEQAVPKTEKVPGAVHTHLVTCKFYSVDKYDIDGVFTKEFGNYFTNVSVISGKGSVNGIPLEAGQHFIVPAKSGECRFEGKMSIICSNPE from the coding sequence ATGGAACTTTTGTTTCTGGAGCCTGTGTTTATGGAGGCCATCTGGGGAGGTACCAGACTTCGGGATGTATTTGGCTACGAGATACCAAGCGATACTACCGGAGAATGCTGGGCGATCAGCGCCCATGAGAACGGGGAATGTAAAATTGCAGGGGGTATCTATGACGGCAGGCGGCTTAGCGGCCTGTGGAAGGAGAAACCGGAGATATTCGGGAATTATCCCGGAGACAAGTTTCCCCTTTTGGTTAAGATTATTGATGCGAAAAAAGATTTAAGTATCCAGGTTCATCCCGATGATTTATATGCGAAAATCCATGAAAACGGCTCCCTTGGAAAAACGGAGTGCTGGTATATTCTGGATTGTGAGCCGGGAACTGAGATTGCGATCGGCCATCATGCCAGGGACCGGGAAGAGATGGAAGCCATGATACGGGAGCACCGGTGGAATGAATTTATCCGGACTGTTCCAATCAAAAAAGGAGACTTTTTCCAGATCGAGCCTGGCTGTCTGCATGCCATCAAGGGTGGGACTCTGGTATTGGAGACTCAGCAGAGCAGTGATATCACGTACCGAGTATATGACTATGACCGTTTATCCGATGGGAAACCAAGGCAGCTTCATGTGGAGCAGAGCATTGCTAATATAAGAGCGCCTTTTGAGGAAGAACAGGCTGTTCCGAAAACAGAGAAAGTACCAGGCGCAGTGCATACGCATTTAGTGACCTGCAAGTTTTACTCCGTAGATAAATATGATATTGACGGAGTCTTTACAAAAGAGTTCGGAAATTATTTTACCAATGTAAGCGTGATAAGCGGAAAAGGATCGGTAAACGGGATTCCTTTGGAGGCAGGACAACATTTCATCGTACCGGCCAAAAGCGGAGAGTGCAGATTTGAGGGAAAGATGTCTATCATCTGTTCCAATCCAGAGTAA
- a CDS encoding DUF7402 domain-containing protein, with translation MANVSIAIRNQNGEVKASVLGEDQAILVFEGEYAEGDAIVFTTDKTGAHYVVRIDDCMDESFVYLTKEEVVYTIPFGEKKISYNPEAFTGERHYLTIREAFDYEADIYRNLAKNVMDQHGDTGCFPHAFANVETRGEAVFAARNAIDGVLANESHGAWPYESWGINRQDDAEMTLDFGRPVDFDKIVLYTRADFPHDNWWVKAKLTFSDGTEEVVEMEKSVKPHLFSLERKNITWVKLSDLIKADDPSPFPALTQIEIYGKDSK, from the coding sequence ATGGCGAATGTATCAATAGCTATAAGAAACCAGAATGGTGAAGTAAAGGCATCCGTATTGGGAGAGGATCAGGCAATCCTCGTGTTTGAAGGAGAATACGCAGAAGGAGATGCCATCGTATTCACAACAGATAAAACAGGTGCACATTATGTGGTACGCATTGATGACTGCATGGATGAATCCTTTGTTTATCTGACAAAGGAGGAAGTAGTTTATACCATACCCTTTGGTGAGAAAAAGATTTCCTATAACCCGGAAGCCTTTACAGGGGAGCGTCATTATCTGACCATTCGGGAAGCCTTTGACTATGAGGCAGACATTTACAGGAACCTGGCAAAGAATGTCATGGACCAGCACGGAGATACAGGCTGTTTCCCTCATGCTTTTGCCAATGTGGAAACCAGAGGAGAAGCGGTGTTTGCGGCACGCAATGCCATTGATGGTGTTCTCGCCAACGAATCCCACGGTGCATGGCCTTATGAATCCTGGGGAATCAACCGTCAGGATGATGCGGAAATGACCCTGGACTTTGGGCGCCCTGTAGATTTTGATAAGATTGTATTGTATACACGCGCAGATTTCCCGCACGATAACTGGTGGGTAAAAGCAAAGCTTACGTTTTCCGATGGAACGGAAGAGGTAGTGGAAATGGAAAAGAGCGTAAAGCCTCATCTGTTTTCTTTGGAAAGAAAGAATATCACATGGGTGAAGTTAAGCGATCTGATAAAAGCAGATGATCCTTCCCCATTTCCAGCACTTACTCAGATTGAGATATACGGAAAAGATTCTAAATAA
- a CDS encoding ribonucleoside triphosphate reductase — protein MLMVMKRDGAEADFDLSKVKEAMKKAFTATEKYYTDSIVELLALRVASDFKDKMKEGLIAVEDIQDSVEKVLEETGYTDVAKAYILYRKQREKIRSLGATTLDYKDVVDNYVKVEDWHVKENSTVTYSVGGLILNNSGAVTANYWLSEIYDKEIAEAYHRGDIHIHDLSMLTGYSCGWSLKKLLLDGLGGITGKITASPAKHLATLCNQMVNFLGIMQNEWAASQSFSSFDTYLAPFVRADGLSYDKVKKCMEAFVFGVNTPSRWGTQAPFSHISLDLTVPEDMREEKAIVGGRRMDFTYGDCQTEMDMINRAFLETMLAGDAGGMGFQYPIPVYGLSEDFDWSDTENNRLLFTLASHYGTPYFSNYIRGGQVPGDVRISYHGVTPDLTKLRNKAGGFFGYGENTGSIGVVTINLSRIGYLATDESDFYKRLDQVADIAARSLKIKRDVIGRLLKNGLYPYTACYLENLENHFSSIGVIGMNEAGLNASWLKSGMHSQRTRDFAADVLMHLKKKLIGYQLEYGDLYCLEATPAESAAYRLAMIDRKEFPEIKTGGSAGDVPYYTNSTKLPSDFGGTLKEVLENQNTVQPLYTAGNVFSVYMEQEAEDWKKIRDSLRKMAENYDIPYMTFTPVYSICQTCGYLSGREETCPKCGKQTDVYSRIAGYYRPVHDWNEGKLQEFKNRKMMKLED, from the coding sequence ATGTTAATGGTTATGAAAAGGGATGGCGCGGAAGCGGACTTTGATTTATCAAAGGTCAAGGAAGCCATGAAAAAGGCATTTACTGCAACCGAAAAGTATTATACGGATAGCATTGTGGAATTGCTGGCCTTAAGGGTTGCCTCTGATTTTAAGGATAAGATGAAGGAGGGGCTGATTGCTGTGGAGGATATCCAGGACAGCGTGGAAAAGGTGCTGGAAGAGACTGGATATACAGATGTGGCAAAGGCCTATATCCTGTATCGGAAGCAGAGAGAAAAGATCAGGAGCCTGGGAGCAACCACTCTTGATTATAAGGATGTGGTGGATAACTACGTAAAGGTAGAGGATTGGCATGTAAAGGAGAATTCCACGGTCACCTATTCCGTGGGAGGCCTGATCCTTAACAATTCCGGAGCGGTGACGGCAAACTACTGGCTTTCTGAAATTTACGATAAAGAGATCGCTGAAGCATACCACAGAGGTGATATCCATATCCATGACCTTTCCATGTTAACAGGATACAGCTGCGGCTGGTCTTTAAAAAAGCTTCTGCTGGACGGACTTGGTGGGATTACCGGAAAGATTACAGCCTCTCCGGCAAAACATCTGGCTACTCTTTGCAATCAGATGGTTAATTTTCTCGGAATTATGCAAAATGAATGGGCTGCTTCCCAGTCCTTTTCATCCTTTGATACATACCTGGCGCCCTTTGTCAGGGCTGATGGTCTTTCCTATGACAAGGTTAAAAAATGCATGGAGGCTTTTGTGTTTGGAGTCAATACGCCAAGCCGCTGGGGAACTCAGGCACCGTTTTCCCATATTTCTCTGGATTTAACGGTTCCTGAGGATATGAGAGAGGAAAAGGCCATTGTCGGGGGGCGGCGGATGGACTTTACCTATGGGGACTGCCAGACCGAGATGGATATGATAAACCGGGCGTTTTTAGAAACCATGCTGGCCGGAGATGCAGGCGGTATGGGATTTCAGTATCCGATTCCGGTTTATGGACTGTCTGAGGATTTTGACTGGTCGGACACTGAGAATAACCGACTTTTGTTTACTTTAGCATCTCATTATGGAACACCTTACTTTTCCAACTATATCAGGGGCGGCCAGGTACCGGGGGATGTGAGGATCTCCTATCATGGCGTGACTCCGGATCTTACGAAGCTGCGCAATAAGGCAGGGGGGTTCTTCGGTTATGGAGAGAATACCGGGTCCATTGGTGTGGTCACCATAAATCTTTCCCGAATCGGATATTTAGCCACCGATGAATCGGATTTTTACAAACGTCTGGATCAGGTGGCGGATATTGCGGCCAGATCCTTGAAGATTAAACGGGATGTCATCGGCAGACTTTTAAAGAATGGGCTTTATCCTTACACGGCCTGTTATCTGGAAAACTTAGAAAACCATTTTTCTTCCATAGGCGTGATTGGAATGAACGAGGCAGGGCTTAACGCTTCCTGGCTTAAATCCGGAATGCATTCTCAAAGGACAAGAGATTTCGCGGCAGATGTGCTGATGCATTTAAAAAAGAAGCTGATCGGTTATCAGCTGGAGTATGGAGATTTGTACTGCCTGGAAGCGACTCCGGCGGAATCGGCAGCGTACCGTCTGGCAATGATCGACAGGAAGGAATTTCCGGAGATTAAGACAGGCGGAAGTGCAGGAGATGTTCCTTATTATACCAACAGCACCAAGCTTCCCTCTGATTTTGGAGGAACACTTAAAGAAGTTCTTGAAAACCAGAATACTGTCCAGCCTCTTTATACGGCCGGCAACGTATTTTCCGTCTACATGGAACAGGAAGCAGAAGACTGGAAGAAGATTCGGGACTCTTTGAGGAAGATGGCGGAGAATTACGATATTCCATATATGACCTTTACACCGGTGTATTCCATCTGCCAGACCTGCGGATATCTTTCCGGAAGAGAGGAAACCTGTCCGAAATGCGGGAAACAGACAGACGTATACAGCCGGATCGCCGGATATTACCGTCCCGTACATGACTGGAATGAAGGAAAACTCCAGGAGTTTAAAAATCGGAAAATGATGAAGTTGGAAGACTGA
- a CDS encoding ROK family protein, with translation MRLGALEAGGTKMVCAIGNENGEIIERVSIPTETPEITVPKLIEYFKDKEIEALGIGCFGPIDLNRNSETYGYITTTPKLAWANYNIVGVLKEALNVPVGFDTDVNGSALGEATWGITKGLENSMYITIGTGVGAGIITNGMLLHGMLHPEGGHLLLAKHPDDDYEGKCPYHKTCMEGLASGPAIEARWGKKGAELADRKEVWELEAYYIAQALVDYIMILSPQRIILGGGVMHQEHIMPLVREEVKRQLAGYIKTKELEDIEHYIVLPSLNDNQGIMGALKLAINEYQLENRG, from the coding sequence ATGAGACTTGGAGCATTAGAGGCAGGCGGAACAAAGATGGTTTGTGCCATAGGTAACGAAAACGGTGAGATTATTGAGCGCGTTTCCATACCTACTGAGACACCGGAGATCACCGTGCCGAAGCTTATTGAGTATTTTAAAGATAAGGAAATAGAAGCCCTGGGAATCGGCTGTTTCGGCCCAATTGACTTAAACAGGAATTCGGAGACCTATGGCTATATCACTACCACTCCAAAGCTTGCCTGGGCCAACTATAACATTGTAGGAGTCTTAAAAGAAGCCCTAAATGTCCCGGTTGGATTTGACACAGATGTGAATGGCTCTGCTTTGGGGGAAGCTACCTGGGGGATTACAAAGGGCCTGGAAAACAGTATGTATATCACCATCGGAACCGGTGTCGGGGCAGGAATCATCACCAATGGAATGCTGCTTCACGGCATGCTGCATCCGGAAGGAGGGCATTTGCTGCTGGCAAAGCATCCGGATGACGACTATGAGGGAAAATGTCCTTATCACAAGACATGTATGGAAGGCCTGGCCTCAGGACCTGCCATAGAAGCCCGGTGGGGAAAGAAGGGCGCAGAGCTGGCTGACCGGAAAGAAGTGTGGGAATTAGAAGCATATTACATCGCTCAGGCTCTGGTGGATTATATTATGATTCTTTCTCCTCAGCGCATTATTCTGGGCGGAGGAGTCATGCATCAGGAACATATAATGCCTTTGGTAAGAGAAGAAGTGAAGCGCCAGTTAGCCGGATATATCAAGACAAAAGAGCTTGAGGACATTGAGCATTACATCGTTCTTCCCAGCTTAAATGATAATCAGGGAATCATGGGAGCCCTAAAGCTGGCTATCAATGAATATCAGCTGGAAAATAGAGGATAA
- a CDS encoding cell division protein FtsA, giving the protein MDNRHSILTDTLPDQAVFALDIGTRSIIGMVGMPDGDRIHIVAIERAEHTKRAMIDGQIEDIDQVAKIAGQVKDRLEKKLGCRLDKVSVAAAGRALRTESVTYEMELSRPQKIDIESVSRLEAGAISEAEKLFMNREDKDSDRQFYLVGYTVSRYYLDNYMISNLIDHHGRVLKADIIATFLPTEVVESLYAAMNKIGLEVASLTLEPIAAINAAIPQNIRLLNLAMVDIGAGTSDIAVCRDGCVTGYTMAILAGDEITETIMKEYLVDFDTAEKIKSEIDEGAELHFTDILGFEQVITRDSIFECIKEASSRLCEEISAKILEVNGGMPSAVFLAGGGSRLSGLKEGIVEHLKIDPKRVAIAGNNFKINAYSDEYDLENPEFATPLGIVISAGFSIVNDSFRVILNDRPAKLFRNGSFTVMDVLMMNGYNYQDMIGRSGQNLVVSVNGKRTVFYGEKAEPSVLTLNGEKTQLSDPVHTEDWIVFIPATRGKNASAMLSDVAELGKGNNVLVNGEEAKADVPLESGDSIVIETTAAEIKEEPEEADSGLHKSSSGTDQDRQTGNKQGEKSRESKGKITFFLNNNPLTLPLKPDHRPYYLMDMLEYSGLDFKNVTGQVVLEVNGESGYFQQELHSRDQIMIYQVK; this is encoded by the coding sequence ATGGATAACAGACATAGTATTTTGACAGACACACTTCCGGATCAGGCTGTTTTCGCTCTGGATATTGGAACCCGGAGCATCATCGGTATGGTGGGCATGCCTGACGGGGACAGAATTCATATCGTTGCCATAGAGAGAGCCGAGCACACAAAACGGGCGATGATTGACGGCCAGATCGAGGATATCGACCAGGTGGCAAAGATCGCTGGCCAGGTCAAGGACAGGCTGGAGAAAAAGCTTGGGTGCAGGCTTGACAAGGTCTCTGTAGCTGCCGCCGGAAGAGCGCTGAGGACTGAAAGCGTGACCTATGAGATGGAGCTTTCCAGACCTCAGAAGATCGATATAGAATCTGTCAGCCGCCTGGAGGCAGGTGCAATCAGCGAAGCAGAAAAATTATTTATGAATAGAGAAGACAAGGATTCGGACCGGCAGTTTTACCTGGTTGGATATACGGTAAGCCGCTATTACCTGGATAACTACATGATATCCAATCTGATCGATCATCATGGACGAGTTCTGAAAGCCGATATTATAGCAACCTTTCTTCCTACAGAGGTGGTGGAAAGCCTTTATGCGGCCATGAATAAAATCGGCCTGGAGGTAGCGAGCCTTACTTTGGAGCCCATTGCCGCCATCAACGCTGCTATCCCTCAGAATATCCGCCTGCTGAACCTGGCAATGGTGGATATAGGAGCAGGAACCTCGGACATTGCAGTCTGCAGGGATGGCTGTGTGACCGGCTATACCATGGCCATACTTGCCGGTGACGAGATCACAGAAACCATTATGAAGGAGTATCTGGTTGATTTTGATACCGCGGAAAAGATAAAGTCAGAGATTGACGAAGGGGCTGAACTTCATTTTACGGATATCCTGGGATTTGAACAAGTAATCACGCGGGATTCCATCTTTGAGTGCATCAAAGAAGCGTCTTCCAGGCTTTGCGAGGAAATATCAGCAAAAATCCTGGAGGTAAACGGCGGGATGCCGTCGGCCGTATTCCTGGCAGGGGGAGGAAGCAGGCTCTCCGGTTTAAAAGAGGGGATTGTAGAGCATTTAAAGATTGACCCCAAACGGGTTGCCATTGCAGGAAACAATTTTAAAATCAATGCCTATTCCGATGAGTATGACCTTGAGAATCCGGAATTTGCAACTCCTCTCGGTATCGTTATTTCTGCAGGCTTCAGCATTGTCAATGACAGCTTCCGCGTCATATTAAATGACAGGCCGGCCAAGCTCTTTCGAAACGGCAGCTTTACTGTTATGGATGTGCTGATGATGAACGGATATAATTATCAGGATATGATCGGGCGTTCCGGTCAGAATCTGGTGGTGAGTGTCAATGGAAAAAGAACGGTCTTTTATGGAGAGAAAGCGGAACCGTCTGTCTTAACACTCAATGGAGAAAAAACTCAGCTTTCTGATCCGGTACATACGGAGGACTGGATCGTATTCATCCCTGCCACCCGCGGAAAAAACGCTTCCGCTATGCTCTCCGACGTGGCAGAGCTTGGAAAAGGAAACAACGTTCTGGTAAACGGCGAAGAGGCGAAGGCAGATGTGCCCCTGGAATCCGGTGACAGCATTGTAATAGAAACAACGGCAGCTGAAATAAAGGAAGAGCCGGAGGAAGCCGATTCCGGCCTACATAAGTCGTCCTCCGGTACAGATCAAGACCGTCAGACAGGTAATAAACAGGGAGAAAAGAGCCGTGAGAGTAAGGGGAAAATCACGTTCTTTCTGAATAACAACCCCCTGACTCTTCCCTTAAAGCCGGATCATCGGCCCTATTATCTGATGGACATGCTGGAATATTCCGGACTGGATTTTAAAAACGTAACCGGACAGGTGGTATTAGAGGTAAATGGGGAAAGCGGATATTTTCAGCAGGAATTACATAGCAGGGACCAAATCATGATCTATCAGGTCAAATAG
- a CDS encoding GntR family transcriptional regulator gives MEGKTKTYKNRGELVFETLKQEILDLELKPGQIISENEICERFGVSRTPVREAVRRLQEQGFVNSVPYSGTQVTLLNLDTIKQMIYMRVAVETMVMRDFVNMATPLWMEEVRYLIRKQQALIQEKGFEPEQFYRMDAQMHAIWYQATGKQKLWDMIQAQQLHYTRFRMLDFVTETDFTRIIREHTELFELLEKKDIDGLERSLREHLYYSMKRMKYQIEVEYKDYFEQEEQED, from the coding sequence ATGGAAGGAAAGACCAAAACCTATAAAAACCGCGGTGAGTTGGTGTTTGAAACGTTAAAGCAGGAGATTCTGGACCTGGAATTAAAGCCCGGACAGATCATCAGCGAAAATGAAATCTGTGAACGGTTTGGCGTATCCCGGACGCCTGTCAGGGAAGCGGTAAGAAGGCTTCAGGAACAGGGCTTTGTCAATTCGGTGCCGTATTCCGGCACACAGGTAACGCTTTTGAATCTGGATACGATTAAGCAGATGATATACATGCGTGTTGCGGTGGAAACCATGGTCATGCGGGATTTTGTGAATATGGCGACGCCTCTCTGGATGGAAGAAGTCCGGTATCTGATCCGCAAGCAGCAGGCTCTGATTCAGGAAAAGGGATTTGAACCGGAGCAATTTTACCGTATGGATGCGCAGATGCATGCCATTTGGTATCAGGCTACCGGCAAACAAAAACTTTGGGATATGATACAGGCCCAACAGTTACATTATACAAGATTCCGTATGCTTGACTTTGTGACTGAGACGGATTTTACCAGAATCATCAGGGAGCACACAGAGCTTTTTGAACTGCTGGAGAAAAAAGACATCGATGGCCTGGAGCGGTCCCTCAGAGAACATCTGTATTACAGTATGAAGAGAATGAAGTATCAGATTGAAGTAGAATATAAAGACTATTTTGAGCAGGAAGAGCAGGAGGACTGA